The Neobacillus sp. PS3-34 genome has a window encoding:
- a CDS encoding DUF4870 domain-containing protein, producing the protein MENRKILSALCYFSILFAGFLFPLVVFFVSEDNVTKGHAKKALFSHLIPLILVPIIGISFFFDIRRMGDGVPVLTLVTVALMMLVSFVVLIWNIVKGVKVLRDE; encoded by the coding sequence ATGGAGAATCGAAAAATCCTGTCGGCACTGTGCTATTTTAGTATTTTGTTTGCGGGGTTTCTTTTTCCGCTGGTGGTGTTTTTTGTATCGGAGGACAATGTGACGAAGGGGCATGCCAAGAAGGCGCTCTTTTCCCATTTGATTCCGCTGATTCTTGTTCCGATAATAGGCATCAGTTTTTTCTTTGATATAAGGAGGATGGGCGATGGCGTGCCGGTTTTAACATTAGTGACCGTCGCACTGATGATGCTTGTGAGTTTCGTAGTGTTGATATGGAATATTGTAAAAGGAGTAAAGGTGCTGAGAGATGAATAA
- a CDS encoding ArsR/SmtB family transcription factor — MEKKQVESLNEETLFIVSQTFKALSDTTRIKILHLLSQKECSVNEIAEELGLHQSTVSHQLSFLKNLRLVKFRREGTTIFYSNDDQHIIDLLQQAVDHACHE, encoded by the coding sequence ATGGAAAAAAAACAAGTTGAATCCTTAAATGAAGAGACTTTATTTATTGTTTCCCAAACCTTCAAAGCATTATCCGATACCACAAGAATCAAAATCCTTCATTTGTTGTCCCAAAAAGAATGTTCGGTAAATGAAATTGCCGAAGAATTGGGGTTACATCAATCAACAGTATCCCATCAATTAAGTTTTTTAAAAAACCTTCGCCTTGTGAAATTCAGGAGAGAAGGGACCACTATTTTTTATTCCAATGACGATCAACATATTATTGACCTTTTACAACAAGCGGTCGATCACGCTTGCCATGAATAA
- a CDS encoding metalloregulator ArsR/SmtB family transcription factor translates to MEHDDVCEVTCVDGEKVIRVKESIHNQNTLAVSQIFKALSDDTRMKIAYALSVEDELCVCDVANIVGSTTATASHHLRLLRKLGLAKYRKEGKLVFYSLDDNHVRQLIQIAFEHQKEVQAHE, encoded by the coding sequence ATGGAACACGATGATGTATGTGAAGTAACCTGTGTTGATGGAGAGAAAGTGATACGAGTTAAGGAATCCATACACAATCAAAATACATTGGCTGTATCACAAATATTTAAAGCATTATCTGATGATACCAGAATGAAGATTGCATATGCCTTAAGTGTGGAAGATGAATTATGTGTTTGTGATGTAGCGAACATCGTAGGAAGTACAACAGCTACTGCGTCCCATCATTTACGTCTGCTCCGTAAATTAGGATTAGCGAAATACCGAAAAGAAGGAAAATTAGTATTTTATTCTTTAGATGATAATCATGTAAGACAACTTATTCAAATCGCATTCGAGCATCAAAAGGAGGTGCAAGCTCATGAGTAA
- a CDS encoding glycerate kinase codes for MKIVIAPDSFKESLSALQVADSIEKGMRSIFPEADFVKIPMADGGEGTVQSLVDATGGTIIHKKVTGPLGEPVNAFFGMLGNGKTAVIEMAAASGLHLVPFKKRNPLLTSTRGTGELIKAAFEHGVEHIIIGIGGSATNDGGAGMAKALGARLLNEQGMEIAEGGGGLAELAQIDLSEMDSRLARIKFEVACDVDNPLTGERGASAIFGPQKGATLEMVQQLDRNLGHYAAIIERDLGKSIKDVSGAGAAGGLGGGLLAFLPAVLKRGVEIVIEATGLDGHVQGADIVITGEGKIDGQTIYGKTPIGVAKTAKRLGTPVIAIAGNVANDSAVVHEHGIDAVFSIIPGVITLEAAFENASQYVESTSRNLALMMKLGMSFSAKK; via the coding sequence ATGAAAATCGTTATTGCGCCAGATTCTTTTAAAGAGAGTTTATCTGCCCTACAGGTGGCGGATTCAATCGAAAAGGGGATGCGCTCTATTTTTCCGGAAGCGGATTTTGTGAAAATTCCGATGGCTGACGGTGGGGAAGGCACGGTCCAATCCCTGGTCGATGCAACTGGAGGAACCATCATTCATAAAAAAGTAACGGGACCGCTTGGCGAGCCGGTTAATGCCTTTTTCGGCATGCTTGGAAACGGAAAAACGGCTGTTATCGAAATGGCAGCTGCTTCGGGACTTCATCTTGTTCCATTTAAAAAAAGAAACCCGCTGTTAACCTCAACGAGAGGAACGGGGGAATTGATTAAAGCCGCTTTTGAACATGGGGTAGAACATATCATCATCGGAATTGGCGGCAGCGCAACAAATGATGGTGGTGCTGGAATGGCAAAAGCCCTGGGTGCAAGACTTTTGAATGAACAGGGAATGGAAATAGCTGAAGGGGGAGGTGGACTGGCTGAGCTTGCTCAAATTGACCTATCTGAAATGGACAGCCGATTAGCAAGGATAAAATTTGAGGTTGCCTGCGATGTAGATAATCCTTTGACAGGTGAAAGAGGGGCATCCGCTATCTTTGGACCGCAAAAAGGCGCCACTCTTGAAATGGTACAGCAGCTTGACCGAAACCTAGGACACTATGCAGCGATTATTGAGCGTGATTTAGGCAAATCAATTAAGGATGTATCTGGTGCAGGAGCGGCAGGAGGCCTAGGCGGAGGACTACTTGCCTTTTTGCCCGCTGTGCTAAAAAGAGGTGTGGAGATTGTCATTGAAGCGACCGGGCTGGATGGCCATGTGCAGGGAGCGGACATTGTCATCACTGGTGAAGGAAAAATAGACGGTCAAACCATTTATGGAAAAACGCCGATTGGAGTCGCCAAGACGGCGAAACGCCTTGGTACCCCGGTCATTGCTATTGCCGGTAATGTCGCTAATGACAGTGCGGTTGTCCATGAACACGGAATCGACGCAGTATTCAGCATTATACCCGGTGTAATTACTTTGGAGGCAGCCTTTGAAAATGCCTCCCAATATGTCGAAAGCACCTCCCGCAATCTTGCCTTAATGATGAAGCTGGGTATGAGTTTTTCAGCAAAAAAATAA
- a CDS encoding heavy metal translocating P-type ATPase yields MSNALEKSNGKTIYRVQGFTUAGCATKFEKNVKHLDGVFDASVNFGASKLTVYGETSIEDLEKAGAFENIKVIPEKQRFEEKKEPFLKKHSTVIVSFVFLLIGWLSGQMNGEESIISILAYGVSILIGGYRLFITGLKNLTRLEFDMRSLMTIAVIGAAFIGQWGEGATVVILFAISEVLESYSMDKARQSIRSLMDIAPKVALIRRGNKEFSVDVDDIQISDIMIVKPGQKIPMDGIVVKGLSAVNQAAITGESVPVSKTVDDEVFAGTLNEEGLLEVKVTKHVDDTTIAKIIHLVEEAQAERAPSQAFVDRFAKYYTPVIMFISLLVAVLPPLMFDAEWSKWIYQGLAVLVVGCPCALVISTPVSIVTAIGNAARNGVLIKGGIHLEEMGAIKAIAFDKTGTLTEGIPVVTDYLPQANSNPNELLTIIAALENGSQHPLASAIMKKAEKENLPYQSVSIEEFSSITGKGIKGKVNNQIYFVGSPNLFEELITNGIPTNLKASISELQNKGKTVMVAGTSSEILALITVADEVRGNSKSVIQKLHSLGIQKTIMLTGDNSGTANAIGKQAGVSDIQANLLPQDKLTFIKELRNKYNRVAMVGDGVNDAPALAASTVGIAMGGAGTDTALETADIALMADDLGKLPFTLKLSRKALFIIKQNIIFSLGIKLLALLLVIPGWLTLWIAIFADMGATLIVTLNGLRLLRVKDK; encoded by the coding sequence ATGAGTAATGCATTAGAGAAATCAAATGGAAAAACCATTTACCGAGTGCAGGGATTCACCTGAGCAGGCTGTGCGACAAAGTTCGAAAAGAACGTAAAACACCTGGATGGTGTTTTTGATGCAAGTGTAAATTTCGGTGCCTCAAAGCTTACGGTTTATGGTGAAACATCAATCGAAGATCTAGAAAAAGCAGGTGCTTTTGAAAATATAAAAGTGATACCAGAAAAACAACGTTTTGAAGAGAAAAAAGAACCGTTTTTGAAAAAACATTCAACGGTCATTGTCTCGTTTGTTTTCTTACTAATTGGATGGCTTTCAGGACAAATGAATGGGGAAGAGAGTATAATATCGATTTTAGCTTATGGTGTTTCTATTTTGATTGGTGGTTATCGACTTTTTATTACGGGACTGAAAAATTTAACTCGTTTAGAATTTGATATGAGATCCTTAATGACAATTGCTGTCATAGGAGCTGCGTTTATTGGCCAATGGGGAGAAGGAGCAACAGTTGTTATCCTGTTTGCAATAAGTGAAGTTCTTGAATCCTACTCGATGGATAAAGCGCGACAATCGATTCGTTCATTAATGGATATTGCTCCAAAAGTAGCATTAATAAGAAGAGGAAATAAAGAATTTTCAGTTGATGTAGATGATATTCAGATAAGCGACATAATGATCGTTAAACCAGGACAAAAGATTCCCATGGACGGTATCGTAGTAAAAGGATTATCGGCAGTTAATCAAGCTGCGATTACAGGAGAATCAGTTCCTGTTTCAAAAACAGTTGATGATGAAGTGTTTGCTGGAACCCTTAATGAAGAAGGACTTCTTGAAGTAAAAGTCACAAAACATGTGGATGATACCACAATTGCAAAGATTATTCATTTGGTAGAGGAGGCTCAGGCAGAACGTGCTCCTTCTCAGGCCTTTGTGGATCGATTTGCCAAATATTACACACCTGTGATCATGTTCATTTCGCTGTTGGTCGCTGTACTTCCACCACTAATGTTTGATGCGGAATGGAGTAAATGGATTTATCAGGGTCTTGCTGTATTAGTGGTTGGGTGTCCTTGTGCACTGGTGATTTCCACACCTGTTTCGATTGTGACCGCAATCGGAAATGCTGCACGAAACGGTGTTCTAATCAAAGGCGGTATTCATTTAGAAGAGATGGGGGCTATTAAAGCCATTGCTTTTGACAAAACAGGTACGTTAACGGAGGGAATTCCAGTAGTAACGGATTACCTTCCACAAGCAAATTCAAATCCTAATGAATTGCTAACTATTATTGCAGCATTAGAAAATGGTTCTCAACATCCATTGGCTTCTGCCATTATGAAAAAAGCGGAAAAAGAGAACTTACCTTATCAAAGTGTTTCAATAGAAGAATTTTCTTCGATAACTGGAAAAGGTATCAAAGGGAAAGTTAATAATCAAATCTATTTTGTAGGCAGTCCGAATTTGTTTGAAGAATTAATAACAAATGGGATTCCAACTAATCTAAAAGCATCCATTTCTGAACTGCAAAATAAAGGTAAAACCGTTATGGTCGCTGGTACTTCTTCAGAAATATTGGCACTAATCACAGTTGCTGACGAAGTGAGAGGGAACAGTAAATCAGTAATACAAAAACTTCACTCTTTAGGTATTCAAAAAACAATCATGTTAACGGGTGATAATTCAGGGACTGCGAACGCTATTGGAAAGCAGGCAGGAGTTTCTGATATACAAGCAAATCTTCTACCGCAAGATAAATTAACTTTTATTAAAGAATTAAGAAATAAATATAATCGTGTAGCAATGGTAGGGGACGGTGTGAATGATGCACCAGCTCTCGCAGCATCTACTGTTGGTATTGCTATGGGTGGAGCTGGAACTGACACTGCTCTAGAAACAGCTGATATTGCTCTTATGGCTGATGACCTGGGTAAACTTCCATTCACTTTAAAACTAAGCAGGAAAGCTTTATTTATCATCAAACAAAACATCATTTTCTCATTAGGGATTAAACTATTAGCATTATTACTAGTAATTCCAGGATGGTTAACCCTTTGGATTGCGATATTTGCGGATATGGGTGCAACGCTCATTGTTACATTAAATGGTTTACGACTTCTCAGAGTAAAAGATAAATAA
- a CDS encoding chemotaxis protein CheX encodes MSDSSVITKLLNSAIHSIKAVLPLDVEIKKPKLVSKNEVSTNLGVLIGMTGECKGHLILKAEPSTFGNIANSMFGMQVEGEMLFSFTGELGNMLAGNMTTFASQQGITMDITPPTVIERPNHAS; translated from the coding sequence ATGAGCGACTCATCTGTCATTACGAAACTATTAAACTCAGCCATTCATTCAATTAAAGCGGTGCTTCCGCTCGATGTAGAAATCAAAAAGCCAAAGCTGGTCTCCAAAAATGAGGTGTCGACCAATCTCGGCGTTCTCATCGGGATGACAGGTGAATGCAAGGGGCATCTCATTTTAAAAGCTGAGCCAAGCACGTTTGGAAATATCGCCAATAGCATGTTTGGTATGCAGGTCGAAGGAGAAATGCTATTTTCCTTTACCGGCGAGCTTGGCAACATGCTCGCCGGCAATATGACGACCTTCGCTTCACAGCAGGGAATCACGATGGATATTACCCCTCCGACTGTCATCGAAAGGCCAAACCACGCTTCATAA
- a CDS encoding HAMP domain-containing methyl-accepting chemotaxis protein, with the protein MSLLNYMIRTLLVVVPAAFLIGLGVSYGNSLQGKAFWITAFAAMVLGALVGILSSVINYRRFVAPISTLSSYIKSLEQGDLTQKLDTKRVGELKPLAVSLENAAVAWTNVLREVQGTTKEITLHSHHLSQGAQQTTKATEHISNIIEQVAQGNENQVNGVYQTSDVIYQMAAGLTQAAVSTDQVSAKVLDSLEKANHGSESIQTAGQQMDSIQNNVNNLSAVVKGLGQRSQEIGKIIEVITGIAAQTNLLALNAAIEAARAGEQGKGFAVVANEVRNLAEQSAQATKQISELISHIQQETELVVHSMDAVQHEVEEGMGIMGEAGDSFRQIQQSVSGVNEQIDQVSAVIQQISDGTSHVVESITGISQVAADSASATQSVLAVTEEQVASMQEISSSAVSLTNMAEGLQELINTFKV; encoded by the coding sequence ATGAGCCTGTTAAATTATATGATCCGGACTTTGCTTGTCGTTGTCCCAGCCGCCTTTTTGATTGGGTTAGGGGTTTCTTACGGCAATTCACTGCAGGGGAAGGCTTTTTGGATAACTGCGTTTGCCGCCATGGTTCTGGGCGCGTTGGTTGGCATTTTGTCTTCTGTAATTAATTATAGAAGATTTGTAGCTCCTATCAGCACACTCAGTTCGTATATTAAGAGTTTAGAGCAAGGGGACCTGACTCAAAAGCTGGATACCAAAAGAGTGGGGGAACTTAAGCCGCTTGCTGTGAGTCTTGAAAATGCCGCAGTCGCGTGGACAAATGTTTTGCGGGAGGTTCAGGGAACTACAAAGGAAATTACGCTCCACTCGCATCATTTGTCACAGGGTGCCCAGCAGACGACAAAAGCGACAGAACATATCTCTAACATCATTGAACAGGTAGCACAGGGGAACGAAAACCAGGTAAATGGTGTATACCAGACATCCGATGTAATTTACCAAATGGCGGCAGGCCTTACACAGGCTGCAGTCAGCACAGACCAGGTATCGGCAAAGGTACTGGACTCACTTGAAAAGGCGAACCATGGTTCTGAATCAATCCAGACTGCCGGCCAGCAAATGGATTCGATCCAAAACAATGTAAACAATCTTTCAGCGGTTGTAAAAGGACTAGGACAGCGCTCCCAGGAAATCGGGAAAATCATTGAAGTTATTACAGGCATCGCAGCGCAAACAAACCTCCTCGCCTTGAATGCGGCAATTGAAGCGGCCAGGGCAGGCGAACAGGGCAAGGGCTTTGCAGTAGTTGCCAATGAAGTTCGCAATCTGGCAGAACAATCAGCGCAGGCTACTAAACAGATAAGCGAGCTGATTTCCCATATCCAGCAGGAAACCGAGCTTGTTGTCCATAGCATGGATGCCGTACAGCATGAGGTTGAGGAAGGTATGGGAATCATGGGCGAGGCAGGAGACTCATTCAGGCAAATTCAGCAATCCGTTAGCGGAGTAAATGAACAAATTGACCAAGTATCCGCGGTAATACAGCAAATTTCCGATGGGACTTCCCATGTAGTAGAATCCATCACAGGAATTTCGCAGGTTGCAGCGGATTCAGCTTCGGCAACGCAAAGTGTTCTCGCCGTCACGGAAGAGCAGGTGGCATCGATGCAGGAAATCTCCTCCTCGGCCGTTTCACTCACGAACATGGCAGAAGGGCTTCAGGAATTGATCAATACATTTAAAGTGTAA
- a CDS encoding cation diffusion facilitator family transporter, with protein MSHNHSHGHHHGHNHTPANYGFAFGVGIILNTIFIIVEVVYGILGDSLALLADAGHNISDVLGLVIAWVAVWLGKKAPTEKRTYGFKRSSILSALFNAVFLLVAIGAIAWEAIHRFSSPQPVAGKTVIIVAIIGIVINTITALLFMSGRKNDLNIRGAFMHMAADAVVSLGVVIAGFIILWTGWQWLDPMVSLGISIVILFGTWGLLKESINLSMDAVPEGIDINQIKEYLMKIPTITEVHDLHVWGMSTTESALTVHLIRSEIDDNDELLQKLTKELHDQFGIEHATIQIEKGTFSCFLQPEGTI; from the coding sequence ATGTCGCATAATCATAGCCATGGGCACCATCACGGACACAATCATACTCCAGCTAATTACGGATTTGCATTTGGAGTTGGAATTATCTTAAACACCATTTTTATTATTGTTGAGGTCGTTTATGGTATCTTGGGAGATTCATTAGCATTGCTAGCAGATGCTGGACATAACATAAGTGACGTACTTGGTTTAGTGATTGCTTGGGTTGCAGTATGGCTAGGAAAAAAAGCCCCGACCGAAAAACGGACGTATGGATTCAAAAGAAGTTCTATCTTATCCGCATTATTCAATGCTGTTTTCTTATTGGTAGCCATTGGTGCCATTGCCTGGGAAGCGATACACCGTTTTTCTTCCCCACAGCCAGTGGCTGGGAAAACGGTCATTATTGTAGCTATTATTGGTATAGTCATTAATACTATTACTGCCTTACTCTTTATGTCAGGGAGAAAAAATGACTTGAACATTCGTGGAGCGTTTATGCATATGGCTGCAGATGCAGTTGTTTCTCTTGGAGTAGTGATTGCAGGATTCATCATTCTTTGGACAGGATGGCAATGGCTCGACCCAATGGTCAGCCTTGGGATTTCTATTGTTATTCTTTTTGGGACTTGGGGACTATTAAAGGAATCAATTAATTTATCAATGGATGCGGTTCCGGAGGGAATTGACATCAATCAAATTAAGGAATATCTGATGAAAATTCCGACTATAACCGAAGTACATGACCTCCATGTTTGGGGAATGAGCACGACAGAGTCGGCTTTAACCGTTCATTTAATACGATCCGAAATAGATGATAACGATGAGTTGCTTCAAAAATTAACGAAAGAATTACACGATCAATTCGGCATTGAACACGCCACCATCCAAATTGAAAAAGGAACATTTAGTTGTTTTCTACAACCTGAAGGTACGATTTAA
- a CDS encoding class I SAM-dependent methyltransferase, with protein MNNGWNRFIYKCWSPIYDCFFNSGMFLTARKKIFKDLSLAKGSKVLFVGVGTGADIPFFLNKGFEITAIDYSADMLKWAKEKYPDSSITFLEMDAQKMEFSDASFDFIAANLILSVVPNPEKSLKEIVRVLKGNGKFLIFDKFVPKNKKMKMTHRLLRPIVKLLGTDIGLDFYEMYKAVENQCDLIQDENVMFNGMYRKIVGLRKEK; from the coding sequence GTGAATAATGGTTGGAATCGATTTATTTATAAGTGCTGGTCGCCTATTTATGATTGTTTTTTTAATTCAGGGATGTTTTTAACGGCAAGAAAAAAGATATTTAAAGATTTATCATTAGCTAAGGGGAGTAAAGTTCTTTTTGTGGGTGTTGGAACGGGAGCAGATATACCTTTCTTTTTGAACAAAGGATTTGAAATAACAGCCATTGATTATTCTGCTGATATGTTGAAATGGGCAAAGGAAAAATATCCAGATTCATCAATCACCTTCCTAGAGATGGATGCACAAAAGATGGAATTTAGCGATGCGTCATTTGATTTTATTGCTGCTAATTTAATTCTTAGTGTAGTACCCAATCCTGAAAAATCTTTAAAAGAAATAGTAAGGGTCCTAAAGGGAAATGGTAAATTCCTTATTTTTGATAAGTTTGTCCCTAAAAACAAAAAAATGAAAATGACACATAGACTCCTACGTCCCATTGTGAAATTACTCGGTACAGATATAGGATTAGATTTTTATGAGATGTACAAAGCAGTTGAAAATCAATGCGATTTGATTCAAGATGAAAATGTTATGTTCAACGGTATGTATAGAAAAATAGTAGGATTAAGAAAGGAGAAGTAA